One genomic window of bacterium includes the following:
- the queF gene encoding preQ(1) synthase: MPKERIDNLTILGKSKIKYPTSPDKAKLETFENKYSKRDYWISFDCPEFTSICPVTSQPDFGIITIRYIPDKKCIESKSLKLYLFSFRNFATFHEEAVNRILDDIVRACNPRKALVTGEFLPRGGISINVEASYPEESN; this comes from the coding sequence ATGCCTAAAGAACGCATAGATAATTTAACGATTCTTGGTAAAAGCAAAATCAAATATCCCACTTCTCCTGATAAAGCCAAGCTGGAAACATTTGAGAACAAATATTCTAAGAGAGATTATTGGATTAGCTTTGACTGTCCTGAGTTTACATCAATATGTCCTGTTACCAGCCAGCCGGATTTTGGCATAATAACAATCCGCTATATACCTGATAAAAAGTGCATAGAAAGTAAGTCTTTGAAACTATATTTATTCTCTTTTAGAAACTTCGCTACGTTTCACGAAGAGGCTGTTAACAGAATTCTTGATGATATTGTAAGGGCATGTAATCCAAGAAAAGCTCTGGTTACCGGAGAGTTCCTTCCCCGCGGAGGAATAAGCATCAATGTAGAAGCAAGCTACCCTGAAGAATCAAATTAG